GGGGATTTTTCACTTCAGGTTTTGGAGGTTCGGGCAGTGGTGCGATGTAGTGATCGACGATCGGTTACCGACGGTTAATGGGAAGTTGGTGTATATGCGATCCACGGAGGATAACGAGTTCTGGAGTGCACTGCTGGAGAAGGCTTACGCGAAGCTGTTCGGGTCGTACGAGGCGTTGAGGGGTGGATCAGCTAGTGAAGCGATGGTAGATTTTACCGGGGGTATTGCGGAGTCATACGAGATGAAGGACGTCCCGAAGGATTTGTTCCAGATCATCGAGAAAGGGTTCAGGAGTCACGCAATGTTTGCGTGTAGTTTGGAACCGGATCCATTCAAGCCGGAAGCGGAAACTCCTCAGGGATTGATTCGGGGGCATGCTTATTCGTTGACCATGGCCAAGATGGTGGATATCCAAACGCCAAATGTTAAGGGAAAAATTCCTTTATTGCGgctaaggaatccttggggaaatgccAACGAGTGGAATGGAGCGTGGAGCGATAAATCTCCGGAATGGAAATATATTCCGGAAGAAACTAAGCGAGAGATCGGGTTGATCTTTGAACTTGACGGAGAGTTCTGGATGTCTTTTCAGGACTTTGTAAAATATTTTGATCGCATTGAAATGTGCAACATGAGCCCGGATTGTCCGATAATTCGACAGAGCGGAAATTATCCCTGGAAACAATCGGCGTTTGAAGGCGAATGGGTTATTGGAAGCACTGCTGGTGGATGCAGAAACTATCCTGATACTTTTTGGCATAACCCGCAGTACGTTGTACACTTGAAAGAACCTGACAAAGACGATACCGAAAAGAAAGCAACGGCCATAATAGCATTACTACAGAAAAATCGAAGATCTAAGCGCAACAAAGGCATGGACTGCCTTACCGTAGGACTTATCATCTACCGCGTAACGGAACGTGATCTCATCCGAAAGCCTCTGCCCAAAGAATTCTTCCTACGGAATGCATCCGTAGCGCGATCAACTTTCGTGAATCTACGAGAGGTGACCTGTCGATTCCGATTGGATCCCGGAACCTACGTTGTGATCCCGTCCACGTTTGAGCCGAATATCGAAGGCGAGTTCATGATCCGGGTATTCTCCGAGTGTCCGGACTGCATGACCGAGAATGAAGACTGCGTTGGAGAGTGTGACCTGGATCCACGGGTAAGATCATCTGTATTTGTCTACATTTTGAACCCTTGATCAatccttttgtgttccaaatcCCGTATTGTCCTTGCTGTAGTGCTTTGTATAAATTTATGCACGGGGTAGTCGCTAATCGCTCTGTAATGTATCCTTTGCTGTATGCTAATATTTAAAGGTGGTGCCAGATAGCAACAACAACGATGTGCCAGTAGTAGCTCCCGTAAGTTTAATACCCAAATCCTTGACAGGACTCGACTCGACAGACGATTTACACTGTGACCTGGACAAGTATTCGTTAATCGTTCAATGTCTCCAGATGGCACGATCTAGCAACTGATCACGAACGTCTCCATTCCAGGTCAAAATCCGAAGCCCCGATCCTACAAAACCAGATCCGCAACGGCAAGCCATGGAAAAACTATTTCTGGACGTCGCTGGTGTCGATGGTGAAGTTGACTGGATGGAGCTGAAAATGGTCTTGGATCACTGCTTCCGAGATGACATCGCCATTGCGGCTAAAGGAGTGTCTCGAAGCTACCACGTGGCCCCGGTGGAATCCAAGAAATCTCTAACGCCTCAAGGCGAGGTCGTGTGCTGTGGTCTGCTGGCCATTCTGCAGGATTGGTACGGGAAAATGGCCGGAGGAGACAATCGTCCGGCGGGAAGCACTTCCGCAGATCTGATGGTGGCCAAGGAACGGGCACCCCTCATGACCGGTGAGACGAGTCGTATGTATTCATTTACTAATCCACTAACCTACCACTAAGTACGATAATGTAATGTCTTTTCAACATGAATATCTTAAGATACAGCACATGTGACATTTCTGAAACATTGACAAGTGATGAACAGGTACCTATTAAAAAGATCATCTATATTTAGCAGTTCAGATATCTAAAGGTCTAGGTATGATAGGGTATGATTGGGTTCTATAGCGACGAGACCTTCAGTGTAATTCAAGCTGGTTATTAAAGTATAAGGCAGAGGAGACAGAGATTGCACTATTGGTTTAAACTTCTTGTGGTTCTACTAGTTCTTTTATTTTCAGGCTCTTCTGTCGGATTAAGCTTTACAAAGCTGACAGACTCTCTCGACCAGGCATTTTTGCTTAGCAGACCTGACCATTTCGGGAACCTCTGCAATAGCTTTTAAGGCcagattcggaactccgtccggattgGGGGCCTTACCTAAGATAActaacttactttcagtcctgggcacctacggtggtgcagaggaccgaattgaaagatttccatactgggcgattgccagccttcgccttgacctgtggccaggtcaaatttctatcgacttgcttgatttcgttgttgaggctgcgtcgccatgagcctctgggtctgcctctgctgcgatgtcctgctgggttccagtctaacgcttgtttgcagatttcggttccgcccctgcgtagagtgtggccgacccacctccactttcgctcccgaatttctgtcgctatcggcttttgatgacatcgacgatggagctccacgttggagatccaattgtgaggccaccatgcatgaattatataccgcaggcatctattgatgaagacctgcagccgctgCGTGTATTCTgcagatacacaccaggtttcactggcgtatagcagcacagatttcacgttcgagttaaaaggGATGTTGCAATCCCCGCAAGctcctcatcggtgaccctctcttcATCGCCAACCCCAGTCCCCAGCCGTCGTACGAAAGGAGGTCAAGGACTTATATCATGACGTGGAAACAGCCTGTCGATGATTTCCATCATATCTGGCGACTGTTCGGTAGGAACCATTGCACCTCTTACGTCGGTCTTCAGCGATACGTGCAGGTTCGCAGTTGCTTGAGTTGATCACCACGACCACGAtcggggcagcagggactaaagtcctggggcctgacgcaccccccccccttgcgagtcagccgcgtagtcgccggctaagaataggactactaaccccaattcaaggtgtcaagcgacccgtgctgaggaatgagtgatcgagggggtgaaaaagatgctcgatctttaacggagcctgtggggtacctgggcaccccccacagtaagctgtcccttaccgcgttaatgcagggctctggcgacactctttcccgtgctactcgtgggatttaatcatgaaatcaaataaaaatcagaatctaggtggaaatagtggtgggatcaaccccttcgcaagaagcgggttgatgagatctccgacaaggagaagtgaggagataggcgctgggagttgcgtacgcagctcaagcgtgggtgctccagtccacttcccggcaagccagccggtggaggttatggacggagcgtggttgttgagggccgtcaaccgaggatccaaaggacggtccgcaatagaggtggctgagcagcagcttggcaaaatcatcgactttgcgttcactaagtcgaacataagcaaggacctgaaaacggccttgcttcgacttagggcgtcgatcgacgatgccaagcaggagcacgcggcactcgcggcactcgcgttgctgactgctgcagcagcggagcctgcaaatgagaaagtgccgaagtttacccaaacggaggccttctccttcgcaggaagtccgaataaggcggaagcgactgctcgcgacaaacggggcaagcaatcgcagaagcgggcgaggcaaccgtcaggcgaggagctgtctggcggtgcccgcaaggccaggcgaatcattaccccgaaagtcggtaataatgccggaaggtcggaccccagccagggttcccggaaagctgggaagggtgggcctgaaaaggctggcccgtcccggaacgatgggaacaaggggttgcgaccgctagtgggccctcaacagccacagagtagggcgatccaaggggaggaccccccttggacgaaggtagagcggaagaggaagaagaaggggaatccgcaggtagtagcgcaggacgccaagccaaggcgtaggagggcaggtgccaagcgcgagaaaggcgacgctatcgtcatcaagacggaacagtccaagtactcggacgtcttgaagatgatgcgaagcgaagccaagcttgagggtcttggagccgacgtacgcagtattagacgtactcgtacgggcgagatgatcctggagctgaagcgccagaaggagcacaagggcgccgcctataagaggctggcagaagaggtccttggtgagggtgtgcaggtgagggctctgacacatgaggcgactctgaaggtcaaggacatcgatgagatcaccgaagtggaagagctcgtcacggcactgcggcaacagtgcgatgtgcaggtggccgccgcagccgttaagctacggaaagggccagcagggacacagatagctttggttcagctacctgtggcggacgtcaaaaagtccgttaaagtagggagcataaaggtgggttggtgtgtatgtcacctgacattccacgagccaccagaggtttgcttcaggtgtctggaaccaggacacaagtcgtgggactgcaaaggccccgacaggcgcaaactgtgcaggcgatgcggcgctgaaggccataaggcccaaagctgcacgagtccgcccatctgcatgatctgtaccgggaaatcctcgaacaacagacatccgatgggtggcccaaggt
The DNA window shown above is from Aedes albopictus strain Foshan unplaced genomic scaffold, AalbF5 HiC_scaffold_889, whole genome shotgun sequence and carries:
- the LOC109424434 gene encoding calpain-B (The sequence of the model RefSeq protein was modified relative to this genomic sequence to represent the inferred CDS: added 636 bases not found in genome assembly), translating into MPDATRIDSLVKEFNDSPHGPKKLHQSRTRFMPIVFGRDGKPQPKPGPRSAEAQDFYALRKRCLRSGSLFEDPEFPANGSSLSFTGESRPNLKWLRPSEISQDPRFFENSYSRFDVNQGELGDCWLLAAAANLTQDPQLFTRVVPEDNSFKKDYAGIFHFRFWRFGQWCDVVIDDRLPTVNGKLVYMRSTEDNEFWSALLEKAYAKLFGSYEALRGGSASEAMVDFTGGIAESYEMKDVPKDLFQIIEKGFRSHAMFACSLEPDPFKPEAETPQGLIRGHAYSLTMAKMVDIQTPNVKGKIPLLRLRNPWGNANEWNGAWSDKSPEWKYIPEETKREIGLIFELDGEFWMSFQDFVKYFDRIEMCNMSPDCPIIRQSGNYPWKQSAFEGEWVIGSTAGGCRNYPDTFWHNPQYVVHLKEPDKDDTEKKATAIIALLQKNRRSKRNKGMDCLTVGLIIYRVTERDLIRKPLPKEFFLRNASVARSTFVNLREVTCRFRLDPGTYVVIPSTFEPNIEGEFMIRVFSECPDCMTENEDCVGECDLDPRVVPDSNNNDVPVVAPVKIRSPDPTKPDPQRQAMEKLFLDVAGVDGEVDWMELKMVLDHCFRDDIAIAAKGVSRSYHVAPVESKKSLTPQGEVVCCGLLAILQDWYGKMAGGDNRPAGSTSADLMVAKERAPLMTAEGSGAGFSKDACRSMVAMLDEDQSGKLGFVEFQKLLTEIARWKAVFKLYDTDRSGHLNPFELRAALQSAGYHLNNKILNSLMHRYXXXXXEIWFDDFITCAVKIKTMIDIFRAKDVNGIASFNMDEWIQKTIYC